Proteins encoded by one window of Pseudorca crassidens isolate mPseCra1 chromosome 3, mPseCra1.hap1, whole genome shotgun sequence:
- the SOX30 gene encoding transcription factor SOX-30 isoform X1 has protein sequence MERARPEPPPQPRQLPRATPPRPLRPAPPPVAVEGAFFRAAAAEPSASPLAPCAAAIVTLASSCGEAPASGVQPAARRVLQVNPEQVLLLPPGPPLLQAREEGAAASPAQARLLQLRPELLLLPPPPPPEGSPCRPQLHLGQPLPVHVKAEKQELDPCLDPSVGPRRAVKAGPKASKAAKAGGPGPAIDSPRGDEKGKMEEEEEVMSYTAAKGGEGKSLAAISEGVIKTEEPERLREDSRLGTEPASSGLVHGSKDVILTQPSIAFGPHQQDLRIPLTLPTVPPGARIQFQGPPPSELIGLTKVPLTPVPIKMQSLLEPSVKIETKDVPLTVLPSDAGIPDTPFSKDRNGHVKRPMNAFMVWARIHRPALAKANPAANNAEISVQLGLEWNKLSEEQKKPYYDEAQKIKEKHREEFPGWIYQPRPGKRKRFPLSVSNVLSGTTQNIISTNSTTVYPYCSPTYSVVIPSLQNPITHSVDEAPPAIPLPTPAVQRPSPITVFQPSISSTAQVAVQAPSLPLCPPLLPQCFAGPSETDTHQLHSGASHSVKRPTPVFLESTSRIPTSASTAHARFAASTIQPPEEYPSISTCPRSAPIPQAPPIPHSHVCQPPPLGHAATLFGTPPRFAFHHPYFLPGPHYFPSSTCPYSRPPFGYGNFPSAVPECLGYYEDRCQNHEAMFSALNRDYPYGDYPDERAHSEDFWSCESMDGTSYCNSHSHSGEEYLNLVPQLDTGALESVFTTPTSTPSNIQQVNVTDSDDEEEEKVLKNL, from the exons atggaGAGAGCCAGGCCGGAGCCGCCGCCTCAGCCGCGCCAACTGCCGCGGGCGACCCCGCCGCGCCCGCTGCGCCCCGCTCCGCCCCCGGTGGCTGTCGAGGGCGCCTTCTTTCGGGCAGCGGCCGCGGAGCCCTCTGCGTCGCCGCTCGCCCCGTGCGCGGCCGCCATTGTGACGTTAGCCTCGTCGTGCGGGGAGGCTCCGGCGTCGGGCGTACAGCCCGCGGCACGGCGGGTACTGCAGGTGAACCCGGAGCAGGTGTTACTGCTGCCGCCTGGGCCACCACTGCTTCAGGCCCGGGAGGAAGGCGCAGCCGCCTCTCCCGCGCAGGCGCGGCTGCTGCAGCTGAGGCCCGAGCTGCtactgctgccgccgccgccgccgcccgagGGCTCCCCCTGCAGGCCTCAGTTGCACCTGGGGCAGCCCCTGCCGGTGCACGTTAAGGCAGAGAAGCAGGAGCTGGACCCCTGCTTGGATCCGTCAGTGGGACCTCGGAGGGCCGTCAAGGCGGGCCCTAAGGCCTCCAAGGCGGCGAAGGCAGGAGGCCCCGGGCCGGCCATCGACAGCCCCCGAGGGGACGAGAAGggcaagatggaggaagaggaggaggtcaTGAGCTACACGGCGGCGAAAGGAGGGGAAGGCAAAAGCCTGGCGGCTATCAGCGAAGGAGTCATCAAAACGGAGGAGCCTGAGAGACTCCGCGAGGACTCCAGGCTCGGCACAGAGCCCGCGTCCAGTGGCCTGGTCCATGGCAGCAAGGATGTCATCCTGACCCAGCCGTCCATTGCCTTTGGGCCGCACCAGCAAGACCTCAGGATCCCTTTGACTCTTCCTACCGTGCCCCCTGGAGCCCGGATCCAGTTTCAGGGACCTCCACCTTCAGAGCTGATAGGATTGACCAAGGTCCCCTTGACACCAGTGCCTATTAAAATGCAGTCCTTACTGGAGCCTTCTGTAAAAATTGAAACCAAAGATGTCCCACTCACCGTGCTTCCCTCAGATGCAG GAATACCAGACACTCCCTTCAGTAAGGACAGAAATGGTCATGTGAAGCGACCCATGAATGCATTTATGGTTTGGGCAAGGATCCACCGGCCAGCACTAGCCAAAGCTAACCCAGCAGCCAACAATGCAGAAATCAGTGTCCAGCTCGGGTTAGAGTGGAACAAACTTAgtgaagaacaaaagaaaccctATTATGATGAAGcacaaaagattaaagaaaagcacagagaggAATTTCCTG GTTGGATTTATCAGCCTCGTCCAGGGAAGCGAAAACGCTTCCCTCTAAGCGTTTCCAATGTACTTTCTGGTACCACACAGAATATCATCTCTACAAATTCAACAACAGTTTATCCTTATTGCTCACCTACCTACTCTGTGGTAATTCCCAGCCTACAGAACCCCATCACTCATTCAGTTG atGAAGCTCCACCTGCCATCCCGCTGCCCACACCTGCAGTCCAGCGCCCAAGCCCCATCACAGTCTTCCAGCCAAGCATCTCCAGTACTGCCCAGGTGGCTGTCCAGGCTCCAAGTTTGCCCCTCTGTCCACCACTCCTACCCCAGTGCTTTGCTGGGCCCTCCGAAACGGACACTCATCAGCTGCATTCTGGAGCCAGTCACTCTGTGAAGAGACCCACTCCTGTCTTTCTGGAGAGCACCAGCAGGATTCCAACTAGTGCAAGTACTGCCCACGCCAGATTTGCAGCCTCTACCATCCAGCCTCCCGAGGAGTATCCCAGCATCTCCACTTGTCCCAGAAGTGCTCCAATCCCCCAAGCTCCTCCTATTCCACACTCACACGTctgccagccccctccccttggcCATGCAGCCACATTATTTGGGACGCCACCGCGATTCGCTTTTCATCACCCTTACTTCCTACCTGGACCTCACTACTTCCCATCAAG CACGTGCCCTTATAGTCGGCCTCCTTTTGGCTATGGAAATTTTCCAAGTGCAGTGCCAGAATGCCTTGGTTATTATGAAGACAGATGCCAGAACCATGAGGCTATGTTTTCAGCTTTAAATAGAGACTATCCTTATGGAGACTACCCAGATGAACGTGCTCACAGCGAAGATTTTTGGAGTTGTGAGAGCATGGATGGGACCTCTTACTGTAACAGCCATAGCCACAGTGGGGAAGAATACTTAAATCTCGTGCCTCAGCTGGACACTGGAGCCTTGGAAAGTGTCTTCACAACCCCGACATCAACTCCCTCTAACATCCAGCAAGTCAATGTCACTGACAGTGatgatgaggaagaagaaaaagtgctcaagaatttataa
- the SOX30 gene encoding transcription factor SOX-30 isoform X2, with protein MERARPEPPPQPRQLPRATPPRPLRPAPPPVAVEGAFFRAAAAEPSASPLAPCAAAIVTLASSCGEAPASGVQPAARRVLQVNPEQVLLLPPGPPLLQAREEGAAASPAQARLLQLRPELLLLPPPPPPEGSPCRPQLHLGQPLPVHVKAEKQELDPCLDPSVGPRRAVKAGPKASKAAKAGGPGPAIDSPRGDEKGKMEEEEEVMSYTAAKGGEGKSLAAISEGVIKTEEPERLREDSRLGTEPASSGLVHGSKDVILTQPSIAFGPHQQDLRIPLTLPTVPPGARIQFQGPPPSELIGLTKVPLTPVPIKMQSLLEPSVKIETKDVPLTVLPSDAGIPDTPFSKDRNGHVKRPMNAFMVWARIHRPALAKANPAANNAEISVQLGLEWNKLSEEQKKPYYDEAQKIKEKHREEFPGWIYQPRPGKRKRFPLSVSNVLSGTTQNIISTNSTTVYPYCSPTYSVVIPSLQNPITHSVARALIVGLLLAMEIFQVQCQNALVIMKTDARTMRLCFQL; from the exons atggaGAGAGCCAGGCCGGAGCCGCCGCCTCAGCCGCGCCAACTGCCGCGGGCGACCCCGCCGCGCCCGCTGCGCCCCGCTCCGCCCCCGGTGGCTGTCGAGGGCGCCTTCTTTCGGGCAGCGGCCGCGGAGCCCTCTGCGTCGCCGCTCGCCCCGTGCGCGGCCGCCATTGTGACGTTAGCCTCGTCGTGCGGGGAGGCTCCGGCGTCGGGCGTACAGCCCGCGGCACGGCGGGTACTGCAGGTGAACCCGGAGCAGGTGTTACTGCTGCCGCCTGGGCCACCACTGCTTCAGGCCCGGGAGGAAGGCGCAGCCGCCTCTCCCGCGCAGGCGCGGCTGCTGCAGCTGAGGCCCGAGCTGCtactgctgccgccgccgccgccgcccgagGGCTCCCCCTGCAGGCCTCAGTTGCACCTGGGGCAGCCCCTGCCGGTGCACGTTAAGGCAGAGAAGCAGGAGCTGGACCCCTGCTTGGATCCGTCAGTGGGACCTCGGAGGGCCGTCAAGGCGGGCCCTAAGGCCTCCAAGGCGGCGAAGGCAGGAGGCCCCGGGCCGGCCATCGACAGCCCCCGAGGGGACGAGAAGggcaagatggaggaagaggaggaggtcaTGAGCTACACGGCGGCGAAAGGAGGGGAAGGCAAAAGCCTGGCGGCTATCAGCGAAGGAGTCATCAAAACGGAGGAGCCTGAGAGACTCCGCGAGGACTCCAGGCTCGGCACAGAGCCCGCGTCCAGTGGCCTGGTCCATGGCAGCAAGGATGTCATCCTGACCCAGCCGTCCATTGCCTTTGGGCCGCACCAGCAAGACCTCAGGATCCCTTTGACTCTTCCTACCGTGCCCCCTGGAGCCCGGATCCAGTTTCAGGGACCTCCACCTTCAGAGCTGATAGGATTGACCAAGGTCCCCTTGACACCAGTGCCTATTAAAATGCAGTCCTTACTGGAGCCTTCTGTAAAAATTGAAACCAAAGATGTCCCACTCACCGTGCTTCCCTCAGATGCAG GAATACCAGACACTCCCTTCAGTAAGGACAGAAATGGTCATGTGAAGCGACCCATGAATGCATTTATGGTTTGGGCAAGGATCCACCGGCCAGCACTAGCCAAAGCTAACCCAGCAGCCAACAATGCAGAAATCAGTGTCCAGCTCGGGTTAGAGTGGAACAAACTTAgtgaagaacaaaagaaaccctATTATGATGAAGcacaaaagattaaagaaaagcacagagaggAATTTCCTG GTTGGATTTATCAGCCTCGTCCAGGGAAGCGAAAACGCTTCCCTCTAAGCGTTTCCAATGTACTTTCTGGTACCACACAGAATATCATCTCTACAAATTCAACAACAGTTTATCCTTATTGCTCACCTACCTACTCTGTGGTAATTCCCAGCCTACAGAACCCCATCACTCATTCAGTTG CACGTGCCCTTATAGTCGGCCTCCTTTTGGCTATGGAAATTTTCCAAGTGCAGTGCCAGAATGCCTTGGTTATTATGAAGACAGATGCCAGAACCATGAGGCTATGTTTTCAGCTTTAA